One window from the genome of Oceaniferula flava encodes:
- the ilvC gene encoding ketol-acid reductoisomerase: MSQNYFNTLPLRRQLDELGTCRFMDASEFADGVEAAKGKKIVIVGCGAQGLNQGLNMRDSGLDVSYTLRGAAIEEKRQSFLNASENGFAVGTYEEMLPTADIVMNLTPDKQHTAVVASVIPHMKEGAVFSYAHGFNIVEEGVEIRKDLTVIMVAPKSPGSEVREEYKRGFGVPTLIACHGENDPNGDGLEIAKALCVAQGGHRAGVLESSFVAEVKSDLMGEQTILCGLLQAGALLCYDKMKSEGIDPAYAVKFIQYGWETITEALKHGGITNMMDRLSNPAKIKAFELSEDLKDIMRPLFEKHMDDIIDGTFSSTMMEDWANDDKNLLTWREQTGQTEFEKTEGAGDISEQEYFDKGILMVAMVRAGVELAFECMVEAGIEPESAYYESLHETPLIANTIARKKLYEMNSIISDTAEYGCYLFAHAAVPLLEDFMKDIDTSVIGKGLDMDDNAVDNRLLVAVNEEIRTHWVEVVGEELRSAMDGMKAI; the protein is encoded by the coding sequence ATGAGCCAGAACTACTTCAACACTCTGCCACTCCGCCGCCAGCTCGATGAGCTTGGCACCTGCCGCTTCATGGACGCCTCCGAATTCGCCGACGGCGTGGAAGCTGCCAAAGGCAAGAAGATCGTCATCGTCGGTTGCGGCGCCCAGGGTTTGAACCAAGGCCTGAACATGCGCGACAGCGGTCTCGACGTTTCCTACACTCTGCGCGGTGCGGCGATTGAGGAAAAACGCCAGTCGTTCCTGAACGCCAGCGAGAATGGCTTTGCCGTCGGCACCTACGAGGAAATGCTTCCTACCGCCGACATCGTGATGAACCTCACCCCGGACAAGCAGCACACCGCTGTGGTCGCCTCGGTGATCCCCCACATGAAGGAAGGTGCTGTCTTTTCCTACGCCCACGGTTTCAACATCGTGGAAGAAGGTGTTGAAATCCGTAAGGACCTCACCGTGATCATGGTGGCTCCCAAGTCTCCCGGCTCCGAGGTGCGCGAGGAATACAAGCGCGGCTTCGGTGTCCCAACACTGATCGCCTGCCACGGCGAGAACGATCCTAACGGTGACGGACTGGAAATTGCCAAGGCTCTCTGTGTCGCTCAAGGCGGTCACCGTGCCGGCGTGCTCGAGTCATCCTTCGTTGCTGAAGTGAAGTCCGACCTCATGGGCGAGCAGACCATCCTCTGCGGCCTTCTCCAGGCTGGTGCACTGCTTTGCTACGACAAGATGAAGAGCGAAGGCATCGATCCTGCCTACGCCGTGAAATTCATCCAATACGGTTGGGAAACCATCACCGAGGCTCTCAAGCACGGTGGTATCACCAACATGATGGACCGTCTTTCCAACCCTGCCAAGATCAAGGCTTTCGAACTCTCCGAGGACCTCAAGGACATCATGCGTCCGTTGTTTGAAAAACACATGGACGACATCATCGACGGCACCTTCTCCAGCACCATGATGGAAGACTGGGCCAACGACGACAAAAACCTCCTCACCTGGCGTGAGCAGACCGGCCAGACCGAATTTGAAAAAACCGAAGGCGCCGGCGACATCTCGGAGCAGGAATACTTCGATAAAGGCATCCTCATGGTCGCCATGGTGCGCGCCGGTGTGGAACTCGCCTTCGAGTGCATGGTGGAAGCCGGCATCGAGCCTGAGTCCGCCTACTACGAGTCCCTGCACGAGACTCCACTCATCGCCAACACCATCGCCCGTAAGAAGCTCTACGAAATGAACAGCATCATTTCCGACACCGCCGAATACGGCTGCTACCTCTTCGCCCACGCTGCGGTGCCACTTCTTGAAGACTTCATGAAGGACATCGACACCAGCGTCATTGGCAAAGGCCTCGACATGGACGACAACGCCGTGGACAACCGCCTGCTGGTGGCCGTCAACGAAGAAATCCGCACCCACTGGGTGGAAGTCGTCGGCGAAGAACTCCGCTCCGCCATGGACGGAATGAAAGCCATCTAA
- a CDS encoding RNA recognition motif domain-containing protein has translation MKIIIRNLSRSTTESEIKDLFTPFGEVKSCDLVMDKQSGGSKGFGFVEMDNVKHARFAIKNLNDKTIAGSRIRVKVAE, from the coding sequence ATGAAAATCATCATTAGAAACCTATCGCGCAGCACCACGGAATCTGAAATCAAAGATCTATTTACCCCGTTTGGTGAAGTGAAATCGTGTGACCTGGTGATGGATAAACAAAGCGGAGGCTCCAAGGGCTTTGGTTTTGTAGAGATGGACAATGTGAAGCATGCACGCTTTGCGATTAAAAATCTGAACGACAAGACCATCGCCGGTAGCCGTATCCGCGTGAAGGTGGCTGAGTAG
- a CDS encoding PDZ domain-containing protein, producing the protein MHELQNGNINIAVPWMVNIYNDRHKTSFDSKRGNILRVICWHWYHGRYSSEEKCQMVGGDYISTFAAAKTAYKSGQRTQFIKESFADGVLYDIRKKLIAPEDEKIAVDMMRALITQGINGHDPHHILGEYFTIKYNYHDVDKKEFDRGMAHLIYHSKCNLAAYWVTYNYLDAKKSNDLVKGVAAAQWALPMNDGLHEKWMKKWLARSLKKLSPEEKKEAQKLVDEGFPHADKFRKQAFEYLQRVGDIPADRPFKKKQEEEEELEEISIPAKPQDLISALTLLLMLPESTPQPLFTEDDQRLFTEYLAGKQLGFNKAKRLVILLTKNDKKLQALLKHHEQGKHAARVKELRSIIGHEHELHIGNTPLAASVGWYLTYRGDKVMCNPYVTRLGNNGPSSKAGLQVGDMIDRVNGVDIRHLQARNLFVRLVSCWPKGLPMHLQIKRGKFPHRSAGDSNPKTVTKKFQLVLPKK; encoded by the coding sequence ATGCACGAACTCCAGAATGGCAATATCAACATCGCCGTTCCTTGGATGGTGAACATCTACAACGATCGGCACAAGACCTCCTTCGATTCCAAGCGCGGGAACATCTTGCGCGTCATCTGCTGGCATTGGTACCACGGACGATACTCGTCTGAAGAAAAATGCCAGATGGTGGGAGGCGATTACATCTCTACGTTCGCTGCTGCGAAAACGGCCTACAAATCAGGCCAACGCACCCAGTTCATCAAGGAATCCTTCGCGGATGGCGTCCTCTATGACATTCGAAAAAAACTCATCGCCCCGGAGGATGAGAAGATCGCCGTGGATATGATGCGCGCCCTGATCACCCAAGGCATTAATGGTCACGACCCCCATCACATCCTCGGAGAATACTTCACCATCAAATACAACTACCACGATGTGGATAAAAAAGAATTTGATCGCGGCATGGCGCACCTGATCTATCACTCGAAGTGCAATTTAGCCGCTTACTGGGTGACCTACAATTACCTGGATGCCAAGAAATCAAACGACCTGGTCAAAGGCGTGGCCGCCGCGCAGTGGGCACTCCCGATGAACGATGGCTTGCACGAAAAGTGGATGAAAAAGTGGCTCGCTCGATCGCTGAAAAAGCTCAGCCCGGAGGAAAAGAAAGAAGCCCAAAAGCTGGTCGACGAAGGTTTCCCCCACGCGGACAAATTCCGCAAGCAAGCCTTCGAATACCTGCAAAGGGTCGGTGATATCCCCGCCGATCGCCCCTTCAAAAAGAAGCAAGAAGAGGAAGAAGAGTTGGAGGAAATTTCCATCCCGGCGAAGCCCCAAGACCTGATCTCGGCCCTCACCCTCTTACTCATGCTGCCGGAGTCCACGCCACAGCCGCTTTTTACCGAGGACGATCAGCGCTTATTCACCGAATACCTCGCAGGAAAACAGCTCGGTTTCAACAAGGCCAAACGTCTCGTCATCCTGCTGACCAAAAACGACAAGAAACTGCAGGCCCTCCTCAAGCACCACGAGCAAGGCAAACACGCTGCTCGCGTCAAAGAACTCAGGAGCATCATCGGTCACGAGCATGAGCTCCACATCGGCAACACTCCCCTGGCAGCCTCCGTCGGCTGGTATCTGACTTACCGGGGAGACAAGGTCATGTGCAATCCCTACGTCACGCGCCTCGGCAACAATGGCCCATCATCCAAAGCCGGCCTACAGGTGGGCGACATGATCGATCGGGTGAACGGGGTCGACATCCGCCATCTTCAGGCGCGAAATCTGTTCGTCCGACTGGTCAGCTGTTGGCCGAAAGGGCTGCCGATGCATTTGCAAATCAAACGCGGCAAATTCCCCCATCGGTCCGCGGGCGACAGCAACCCTAAGACCGTGACCAAGAAGTTTCAGCTCGTGCTCCCTAAGAAATAA
- a CDS encoding PDZ domain-containing protein: MRSTLAVILGVVISADGLAAPENYVAGGEPELLLALGSDDYAVRERAHAELLSLAKLYGQKRLSELAHTYFASNDPELQSRLYAILKVCRQARAKPVLGLSFKEEELKLKDGTHVIAMFVRRLSRGKSAQKAGLMVGDRIVRIGSQDAKSDGKPYVVKQAVASLQVGKKVPFHILREGKALALLVRIEGAPVDDSDEARREKEEQFAEWLESQNSAR, from the coding sequence GTGAGATCAACTTTAGCCGTGATCTTAGGGGTGGTGATTTCTGCCGATGGCTTGGCTGCGCCAGAAAATTACGTGGCCGGGGGTGAACCAGAGCTGCTGCTTGCGTTGGGCTCCGATGACTACGCTGTTAGAGAGCGCGCTCACGCGGAGCTTCTGAGTTTGGCGAAGCTTTATGGCCAGAAGCGCCTCTCTGAACTGGCGCATACTTACTTTGCAAGCAATGATCCCGAGCTCCAAAGCCGCCTTTACGCCATCCTCAAAGTGTGTCGGCAGGCGCGAGCCAAGCCTGTGCTTGGTCTATCATTCAAGGAAGAGGAGCTAAAACTGAAGGATGGCACCCACGTCATCGCGATGTTTGTTAGGCGCCTGAGTCGTGGCAAGTCGGCACAGAAAGCCGGCTTGATGGTCGGCGATCGAATTGTGCGCATCGGGTCACAGGATGCGAAATCAGACGGCAAGCCTTACGTGGTCAAGCAAGCCGTTGCATCGCTTCAAGTAGGCAAGAAGGTGCCTTTTCATATTTTACGTGAGGGGAAAGCCCTGGCTCTTCTTGTGCGAATCGAAGGAGCACCGGTGGATGATTCCGATGAAGCACGGCGCGAGAAAGAGGAACAATTTGCCGAGTGGTTGGAGTCCCAAAACTCAGCTCGGTAA
- a CDS encoding sialate O-acetylesterase: protein MNLRPLALSLFTFCLSQALLADYTYVDATLNNTTLEGQALTQAPPANYATASNSTDDLWSLRTVAGFEGIGTFFESDTGNSAGDSEDTDDLITSVTFPTAGTYRIVAIFDKGNNRDIAARIGSSPTQDDIFDASNYLSVDQTSAPAIVFDASYTNGRGDNAGAADLGTVTTTTDNEVVQIHINGYASTEANDSERTRYDGIGYELVVPVFPPGSTHRDVFIIAGQSNADGRGLSSELIGSLASYASQQPGVIIHYSNPAYGDTSDPLYQNWSLVRPGFSIAPGSSGALPRGTFGVEIGAATVLSQYYPNPAFIKVSRGGTSLALSEQDWHPPFPDPSDVGPLYTELISSVQQALQEITDAGDTYTLHAMFWHQGESDGNRESKYAETLKNFISSVRKDLGYPNLRFVIGELSPTKPASFREIQWQLSRDVRNASFTPSLNYTTYDGTHFDAASMISFGQRLGALLRGQERILGFEEPAFSVGNLDRQFDFSADAGLDVVASAASGEYPGGQAVGNPTLASPLAGEVERIHPLSAARSMVAEFLPSQSDSTLLVAGWAGDTNTNETFNTSETGIGMGLNSDSSFFLRTGANLHLSTGFSYQPGHWYRLTTSWTEPDQNGLRQIELRVRDLTTGTDLNSGSPLVSINIAVSSPALWNGLGLIVDRGLLDSIGVEERGYSGWMENRFPTLEGGPGADDDGDGIANSYEYALGLDPTQMDPPTSMPSPILVNDTLTLSFPNYRRAEDVLVKVFSSTDLVTWNPIEGEFLTNTIDFTTPLNGEPRKFLRFSLSVDD, encoded by the coding sequence ATGAATTTACGACCCCTCGCGCTCTCTCTTTTTACCTTTTGTTTGAGCCAAGCATTGTTGGCAGACTACACCTATGTCGACGCCACCTTGAATAATACCACCCTCGAGGGGCAAGCTCTGACTCAGGCCCCGCCAGCAAACTACGCCACCGCATCAAATAGTACTGATGACCTCTGGAGCCTAAGGACTGTCGCCGGATTTGAAGGTATAGGCACTTTTTTTGAAAGTGACACTGGGAACTCCGCAGGCGATAGCGAAGACACAGATGATCTAATCACCTCAGTGACTTTTCCGACGGCAGGAACTTACCGCATTGTCGCTATCTTTGATAAGGGGAATAACCGCGACATCGCCGCTCGCATAGGCAGTAGCCCTACCCAAGATGACATCTTCGACGCCTCCAACTACCTCAGTGTCGATCAAACATCCGCCCCGGCCATTGTCTTCGACGCGAGCTATACCAATGGGCGAGGAGATAATGCAGGAGCAGCAGACCTTGGAACAGTCACTACGACAACGGACAATGAAGTCGTGCAAATTCACATCAACGGATACGCCTCCACCGAAGCAAACGATAGTGAGCGGACCCGTTATGACGGTATAGGCTACGAGTTGGTCGTCCCTGTTTTCCCTCCAGGCTCAACACATCGCGATGTGTTTATCATTGCCGGTCAATCAAATGCAGATGGGCGAGGTTTGAGCAGTGAACTCATCGGATCCCTGGCTTCCTATGCGTCTCAGCAACCCGGGGTTATCATTCATTATTCCAACCCTGCTTACGGTGACACCAGTGATCCTCTTTACCAAAATTGGTCCTTGGTGCGTCCGGGCTTCTCTATCGCGCCTGGCTCTAGCGGCGCCCTTCCTCGGGGGACCTTTGGGGTAGAGATTGGGGCGGCAACGGTGCTCTCCCAATACTATCCCAATCCTGCATTCATCAAAGTGTCTCGTGGCGGCACCTCACTTGCCCTATCGGAGCAGGATTGGCATCCGCCCTTTCCAGACCCATCCGACGTCGGCCCTCTTTACACCGAATTGATCAGTTCAGTACAACAGGCGCTTCAAGAGATCACTGATGCGGGAGACACATACACACTCCACGCGATGTTCTGGCATCAAGGTGAATCTGATGGCAATCGCGAATCTAAGTATGCTGAAACTCTGAAAAACTTCATCTCAAGTGTCCGAAAGGACCTCGGCTACCCCAACCTCCGCTTTGTCATCGGAGAGCTTTCTCCGACCAAGCCGGCAAGCTTCCGCGAGATCCAGTGGCAACTGAGTCGCGATGTTCGAAACGCCAGCTTCACACCCAGCCTTAATTACACCACTTATGATGGCACTCACTTCGATGCTGCCTCGATGATCAGTTTTGGTCAGCGACTTGGTGCATTGCTGAGAGGGCAAGAGAGAATCCTCGGCTTTGAGGAACCCGCATTTTCTGTAGGAAATCTGGACCGTCAATTTGATTTCTCAGCAGACGCCGGTTTGGACGTTGTCGCCTCGGCAGCTTCCGGTGAATACCCTGGAGGGCAAGCTGTTGGCAATCCGACTCTCGCGAGCCCTCTCGCAGGAGAAGTGGAGCGTATTCACCCACTTTCAGCAGCTCGATCAATGGTGGCTGAGTTTCTTCCCTCTCAATCGGACTCCACATTACTGGTGGCAGGATGGGCCGGGGACACCAACACCAACGAGACATTCAATACTTCAGAAACAGGCATCGGCATGGGACTCAATAGCGACAGCTCATTCTTTCTCCGCACCGGTGCCAACCTCCATTTAAGCACCGGGTTCAGCTATCAACCGGGGCATTGGTATCGACTGACAACGTCATGGACTGAGCCAGACCAGAACGGACTTCGGCAAATAGAACTTAGGGTTAGAGACCTCACCACCGGCACAGACCTCAATAGCGGTTCTCCCCTTGTCTCGATCAACATTGCCGTAAGCTCTCCTGCTCTTTGGAATGGGCTTGGCCTCATCGTGGATCGCGGCCTCCTTGATTCCATTGGTGTGGAGGAACGTGGATATTCAGGGTGGATGGAGAATCGATTTCCAACCTTAGAGGGAGGACCTGGGGCAGATGATGATGGTGACGGAATCGCTAACAGCTACGAGTACGCTCTTGGGCTCGATCCTACTCAAATGGATCCCCCCACAAGTATGCCCTCCCCCATCTTGGTGAATGATACGCTTACCCTCTCCTTTCCCAACTACCGGAGAGCAGAAGATGTGTTAGTCAAAGTGTTTTCCTCAACGGATCTCGTGACTTGGAACCCTATCGAAGGAGAGTTCCTAACCAACACCATCGATTTCACCACCCCCCTAAATGGTGAGCCTAGGAAATTCCTCAGATTTAGTTTATCGGTAGACGACTAA
- a CDS encoding PEP-CTERM sorting domain-containing protein codes for MKLNKTTQTSLIALGIIALSTSAQAALVIYDFNNGTGLDNVGVGGTMTVDGLTLTTEDVVGHDGSLDSAGGSHETNIVTNANALGVNSATTPLNAGNDARDFDPGEAWIFSFDQDVELTLLNVSSLDTVTELTISSSAFSNLVFVDGTANDDFDLLNTFVAAGTEITIMNTSVDSTVDDSHDFRITELHVNTVPEPSSTALLGLGGLALIMRRRM; via the coding sequence ATGAAACTTAATAAAACCACCCAAACTTCTCTAATTGCTCTAGGAATAATCGCTTTATCAACTTCAGCTCAGGCAGCGCTCGTCATATATGATTTCAATAATGGAACTGGGCTAGACAACGTGGGCGTAGGAGGCACCATGACTGTGGATGGACTCACCCTTACCACTGAAGATGTCGTTGGACATGATGGCTCTCTTGATTCGGCTGGAGGCAGTCATGAGACAAATATTGTCACCAATGCGAATGCTTTAGGTGTTAATTCTGCAACGACTCCACTCAATGCGGGCAATGATGCCAGGGATTTTGATCCGGGCGAAGCGTGGATTTTTTCGTTCGATCAAGATGTCGAGTTAACCTTACTTAATGTGAGTAGCTTGGACACAGTTACGGAATTGACCATCAGCTCTTCTGCTTTCTCCAATCTTGTGTTTGTTGACGGCACAGCCAATGATGACTTTGATCTGCTCAACACCTTTGTTGCAGCTGGAACAGAAATCACGATCATGAACACATCGGTTGATTCAACAGTAGACGATAGCCATGATTTTCGTATTACGGAACTTCATGTCAATACTGTCCCCGAGCCAAGCTCCACTGCACTTCTCGGCCTTGGCGGACTTGCACTTATCATGCGCCGTCGCATGTAG
- a CDS encoding D-2-hydroxyacid dehydrogenase — protein sequence MKLLRRKFSSALFCSLGACLVTSASAAPDKTADSKALAEDLGSLRNAQVAIEMPDTKKQLTYFAGSISKEDQAKIARLAPNVRIVTGLTPKQAIARATEAHGASARLVTPEFLAKASNLRWVQAPTAGVDRYLGIKPLIENDKIVMTNARGVHGPAIADHAMAMLLTLTRNLNHYAENQKKGEWDRRGGGTSQQIALKGKTMLVVGLGGIGSEIAQRAHGFGMNVIGTRRSDKPSADYISKVGKAKDLITMLPEADVVALAVPLTDETKDLMNSEAFAAMKQGSYLINIARGKVVNTEAMMKALRSGKLAGACLDVTDPEPLPADHPLWKQANVIITPHIASRAEVTTERRSALLVENLRRFGAGEPLLNCVDKKAGY from the coding sequence ATGAAACTACTACGCAGAAAATTCTCCTCCGCGCTCTTTTGTTCACTTGGCGCCTGTCTGGTGACCAGCGCCTCCGCCGCACCGGATAAGACCGCCGACTCCAAAGCCCTCGCCGAGGACTTAGGCTCACTTCGCAATGCCCAGGTGGCGATCGAGATGCCGGATACGAAGAAACAGCTGACCTACTTTGCCGGATCGATTTCCAAGGAAGACCAGGCAAAAATCGCCCGTCTCGCCCCGAACGTTCGCATCGTCACCGGCTTGACTCCAAAACAGGCAATCGCCCGCGCCACCGAAGCCCACGGTGCCAGTGCCCGTTTGGTCACGCCTGAATTTCTCGCCAAGGCCAGCAACCTTCGTTGGGTGCAGGCGCCAACTGCCGGGGTGGATCGCTACTTGGGGATCAAACCGCTGATCGAGAACGACAAGATTGTCATGACCAATGCCCGTGGTGTGCACGGCCCGGCCATTGCCGACCACGCCATGGCCATGCTGCTGACACTCACGCGCAACTTGAACCACTACGCCGAGAATCAGAAAAAAGGGGAGTGGGACCGCCGCGGTGGTGGCACCAGCCAGCAGATCGCACTGAAAGGAAAAACCATGCTGGTGGTGGGCCTCGGTGGCATTGGTTCCGAGATCGCGCAGCGCGCCCATGGATTTGGCATGAACGTCATCGGCACCCGCCGCAGCGATAAGCCATCGGCGGATTACATTAGCAAAGTAGGAAAGGCAAAGGACCTCATCACGATGTTGCCCGAGGCCGATGTGGTGGCACTCGCCGTGCCGCTGACCGATGAAACCAAAGACCTGATGAACAGCGAGGCCTTTGCGGCAATGAAGCAGGGTTCCTATTTAATCAACATCGCCCGCGGTAAGGTGGTGAATACCGAGGCGATGATGAAAGCTCTGAGAAGTGGCAAACTCGCCGGTGCCTGCCTGGACGTCACCGATCCTGAGCCGCTGCCTGCCGATCACCCACTCTGGAAACAAGCGAACGTCATCATCACCCCGCACATCGCCTCGCGTGCCGAAGTCACCACCGAGCGCCGCTCCGCCCTGTTAGTGGAAAACCTCCGCCGCTTCGGTGCCGGCGAGCCACTACTCAACTGCGTGGACAAAAAAGCAGGGTATTAG
- the modF gene encoding molybdate ABC transporter ATP-binding protein ModF, with protein sequence MIKLSGVGNGSSRRVAVPHFEIEAGEHWAVIGGNGSGKSTFAAMLAGAVNLSETQRVTGFEKVLLVSFEDEQRLLEREIYEDDSESMDRIDYGRTTHELITELAVPDADIEGIIETMQLQAFLHTGFRILSTGERRRMMIARALSQAPDMLVLDEPYDGLDHAFVSHLKEVIAQLSLEIPVVLIVNRLSHLGDHITHLACLHQMQLVLSGERKEVEQSALWQQLQSMGAADRPLPSALEDAVPYQPLSGQPIIDMRSVDVGYHNKEIIRGLDWQIMPGEHWKISGPNGSGKSTLVNLVSGDHPQCYSNEIYLFGQRRGQGESIWDIKRHMGLMSTALHQQYRVRVPAETVLVSGFFDSIGIYQPVSREHKRIGAEWLEFLQLDKHAKTNFQNLSFGQQRMLLIARALIKRPHLLILDEPCQGLDPINRALVIQLIDEIARRKIAQVLYISHDAEDHLDCLTHELRFEKIQPCPESGPAYAIAKGEI encoded by the coding sequence GTGATCAAATTATCAGGTGTCGGCAACGGCAGCAGCCGCCGAGTAGCGGTTCCTCACTTCGAAATCGAAGCCGGTGAACACTGGGCGGTGATCGGGGGGAACGGCTCGGGGAAATCCACCTTTGCCGCGATGCTGGCCGGGGCGGTGAACCTGTCCGAGACCCAGCGGGTGACCGGTTTTGAAAAAGTCCTGCTGGTTTCCTTCGAGGACGAACAGAGGTTGTTAGAGCGGGAGATTTATGAGGACGACAGCGAGTCGATGGACCGGATCGACTACGGTCGCACCACCCACGAGCTGATCACCGAGCTGGCGGTGCCGGATGCGGACATCGAAGGCATCATCGAGACCATGCAGCTGCAGGCCTTTCTGCACACCGGCTTCCGCATTCTCTCCACTGGCGAACGCCGCCGAATGATGATCGCCCGCGCCCTGTCCCAAGCGCCAGACATGCTGGTGCTGGACGAACCCTACGATGGCCTCGATCACGCCTTTGTTTCCCACCTCAAGGAAGTCATCGCCCAGCTCAGTCTGGAAATCCCGGTGGTGCTGATCGTGAATCGGCTATCCCACCTCGGCGACCACATCACCCACCTCGCCTGCCTGCATCAAATGCAGCTGGTGCTCTCCGGCGAGCGCAAGGAGGTGGAACAAAGTGCGCTCTGGCAGCAGCTGCAATCGATGGGAGCCGCCGACCGCCCACTGCCATCGGCACTGGAAGACGCGGTGCCCTATCAGCCGCTTTCCGGCCAGCCGATCATCGACATGCGCTCGGTGGACGTCGGCTATCACAACAAGGAAATCATCCGAGGTCTCGACTGGCAGATCATGCCTGGTGAGCATTGGAAAATCAGCGGCCCGAACGGCTCAGGGAAATCCACCTTGGTGAACCTGGTCTCCGGCGATCATCCGCAGTGTTACAGCAATGAGATTTACCTCTTCGGCCAGCGCCGCGGTCAGGGGGAATCGATCTGGGACATCAAGCGCCACATGGGGTTGATGTCGACCGCACTGCACCAGCAATATCGCGTTCGGGTGCCGGCGGAAACGGTGCTGGTGTCTGGCTTTTTCGATAGCATCGGCATCTATCAGCCGGTGTCGCGCGAGCACAAGCGCATCGGAGCCGAGTGGTTGGAGTTCCTACAGCTCGACAAGCATGCGAAGACGAATTTCCAGAATCTGTCCTTCGGCCAGCAGCGCATGTTATTGATCGCCCGCGCCCTGATCAAGCGGCCCCACCTGCTGATCCTCGACGAACCCTGCCAGGGGCTCGATCCGATAAACCGCGCCTTGGTCATCCAGCTGATCGATGAAATTGCCCGCCGCAAGATCGCCCAGGTGCTCTACATCTCGCACGATGCCGAAGACCATCTCGACTGCCTGACCCACGAGCTGCGCTTCGAGAAAATCCAGCCCTGTCCGGAGTCGGGGCCGGCCTACGCGATTGCCAAAGGGGAGATCTGA
- a CDS encoding peptidylprolyl isomerase — protein sequence MKKIMVAACLLAISCLASLHAQIYADVSTSMGNFSIKLEYTKAPQTVANFIRLAEGSAPWVDEASGQVKQEPYYDGVTFHRVISGFMSQTGSRSGDGTDGPGYTFKDEFSSLSHTGPYIVSMANSGPNTNGSQFFITAATQSGLDDVHTVFGEVVFYDAPDDGASYTGVGREVCNAINTVETDPSTDQPLVDVVINSITIRRVGSSAENFDEHAQGLPVVTALPLSFDHQGASVTMGAAQPTGSVTRITRSEDLETWEDYADIYLDLDDTAESSLDISEVAADKDKLFFLASQVTYPLESYLWPRSLNGQTLSLVIDGYGTFAFYFTSDDGGTVVVNNTGSAAFTVDHLEQDGYGARKVFYTGFTDSGYDVWFQLRMGIDDDFPLYSTGRNSGYILHHNPDTDGITYYTTSGNLHLTR from the coding sequence ATGAAAAAAATCATGGTTGCGGCCTGCTTGTTGGCCATTTCGTGCCTGGCATCCTTGCACGCACAAATCTACGCCGATGTGAGCACCAGCATGGGAAACTTCTCCATCAAGCTGGAATACACCAAAGCGCCGCAAACGGTGGCCAACTTCATCCGACTCGCCGAGGGCAGCGCGCCGTGGGTGGATGAGGCAAGTGGCCAGGTGAAACAGGAACCCTACTACGATGGAGTCACCTTCCACCGGGTGATCTCCGGCTTCATGAGCCAGACCGGTTCACGCAGCGGCGATGGCACCGATGGCCCAGGCTATACCTTCAAGGACGAGTTCAGTAGCCTGTCGCACACGGGGCCATACATTGTGTCCATGGCCAACTCCGGCCCGAACACCAACGGTTCCCAATTTTTCATCACGGCTGCGACCCAATCTGGGCTCGATGATGTGCACACGGTTTTTGGTGAAGTGGTCTTCTACGATGCGCCGGACGATGGCGCCTCATACACCGGTGTGGGGAGAGAAGTTTGCAATGCCATCAATACCGTGGAGACCGATCCCTCCACCGATCAACCTCTCGTCGATGTGGTGATCAACTCGATCACCATTCGTCGGGTGGGTAGCTCGGCAGAAAACTTTGATGAGCACGCGCAGGGATTACCGGTCGTCACCGCCTTGCCGCTGAGTTTCGATCATCAGGGGGCATCCGTGACCATGGGCGCTGCGCAGCCGACTGGATCCGTGACCCGCATTACCCGCAGTGAAGATTTGGAAACCTGGGAAGACTATGCCGACATCTACCTCGACCTGGATGACACGGCCGAGAGCTCACTGGATATTTCCGAGGTCGCAGCTGATAAGGACAAGCTGTTCTTTCTCGCCTCGCAAGTGACATATCCACTGGAGAGTTACCTCTGGCCTCGTTCATTAAATGGGCAAACGTTAAGCCTGGTGATTGATGGTTATGGGACGTTTGCATTTTACTTCACATCCGACGATGGTGGCACGGTGGTTGTTAATAATACAGGTTCTGCCGCGTTCACTGTGGATCATCTTGAGCAAGACGGTTATGGAGCTAGGAAAGTGTTCTACACAGGCTTCACGGATTCAGGCTACGATGTTTGGTTTCAATTGAGAATGGGGATCGATGATGATTTTCCACTGTATTCCACCGGACGAAACAGCGGCTATATTTTACATCATAATCCAGATACTGATGGCATCACCTACTACACAACGAGCGGCAATCTCCACTTAACTCGATAG